From the Arctopsyche grandis isolate Sample6627 chromosome 2, ASM5162203v2, whole genome shotgun sequence genome, the window CATTATGTATCGGGCTGTCCTGCCAACAGAGTTTTGGCAGGCTCGGAACAACTGCGAGGACAGTTCAGCTACTGAAGGTTCCGTGGAACGAGCTGGAGCTCTCCTCGGAGCTGGTCTGTACTCTTCGTCGGAGCTGGAGACGACTTCTCGCTTGTGCTTTCTTCTGCGCGAAGAAGGTAGAGGAGGGTCGCCTTCTGAAAAGTCTGGGGGAGGTCTATCTGGTGGAGATCTCAATCGGTAAAACGAGTTTGGCGGAATGGAGTATTCCGGATAATAAGCCAGTGGGTACACGTTTGGCGGTAGGTGAGGCAGAGGAGGTCGTTCTGGTGCCTCACCGTAAAATTCCACATTTGGTCCAAGTTCGAAGATTACTTCTTGGGCAGCTGCTGGTATTGCGAAAGGTTGTTGGATGTTTGAAGGAACTTGTGGCTCGGGAGGGTTTGAAGGAGTTTGGGGCTCAGGTAGATTTGCAGGAGGCGGTGGAGGTTCGGGGGTGAACACGGCTGGTGGAGGTTGAGGTTGAGGAGCACTCACAGGTGGTAGAGATTTTAATGTACAAACTGATTCTGGTGCAGGTGGTGGTGGGATTTCAGGAGCTCTCTGTGGAGCTTCAGCTACGGAATCGGTTTGGGTTTCTTGTGTGACGTCAGATTTCGTTTGGGTTTCAGCTGGAGTTTGCGTCGACATGGGAGCAGAAGGTGGAGCCATTTGTGcgaatttttgtaatatttcgtCGAATATTCCAGGAGCGAGTTCTATTCCTCTCACAATGATGTTGCCAGATTTAGAATTGATGTCGGTGACTTGCAACGATAGTCCTTCGATCTCTGATACCAAAATTCTCGACGCTTGCAACTCGGCCACGTTCAATCGTTCGACATCTAAATCGGAAACTTGCATTCGTTGGGTTTTGACGACTTCCAATTCTGGACTCGGAAGCACCATCTGCTGCTTGGGAGCTTCTGGCACTACCTGCTGTGGGGGAACATCTCGTATTATTTCCCGTGGAGGAGGTTCTTGCACTATCTCCTGTTGAAGAGCTTCTAGCTCTATTTGCTGCTGAGGGGCTTCTAAAACTCTCTGCTGAAGGGAAGGTTCTAGCACTCTCTGCTGCTGGGGAGGTTCTAGCACTATCTGCTGGTGGGAAGGTTCTAGCACTATCTGCTGGTGGGAAGGTTCTAGTACTATCTGCTGCTGGGAAGGTTCTTGCACTCGCTGCTGTTGGTAGGATTCTGGCACTATTTGTCTCTCGATCGCACATTCTGAAATTCTATTCTCAACATCCATTGATGGTAGTACTGGGTATTGGGCGTTGAGCGCTTCCCACATTTCTGATGGTTTTTCTTTCGGGACTGGTTCTGGGTGGATTGGATATTTTTGAGAGCTGATAGTTTTGGATTCATAAGAGTCTGGGTGGATTGGTTTCTGAGAGCTGATGGTTTTAGATTCATAAGAATCTGGGTCGTCTATCGGCATGACTATCAAAGATGCTTCTGTCACCATTACGTTACGCTCATTTATTCTCGTCGGACTAGATACTCTTCGTTCGACTAATATCGCAGTGGGTGACATTCTATCCAGAGGTGTTTTGGGTCGGTCTATTGGTGTTTTAGGTCTTTCCGCAGGAGTTATAGGTCTGCTCGTTCTCGAACTGGGTCTGGAAGATTCCCTAAAGCGTTGAAGTCCTCTGTACAGAATTTCAGCATCAATTGAATTTTCTTCAACATCAATGTCGTCGGTTTGGAATTCGTTTTGTGGTGTTGTGATTATTTTATCGTTATCGATGAATGGTTCTTCCATTCCTATTGTATAATCGAAATCGTCAGGCAGAGGATCTGTCTGCGTTGATACTTCAATTTCGATGATTTCTTCTTGATCATAATCGTCGATTGGCGCTCGCCTGTCATATTCTTTCATGTTGTAATCATGTGTGAGTATATTATCGTTGAAATCTTCAATCGGTACTCTATAGTCGAAGTCTTCATTTGGTACTCTGTCATTGAAGTCTTCAAGGCTTCCGTTGTTAAGAGGCATTTCAACTTCTACCGTTAAATCTTCGAAATTCATATCATCATCCCTTCTATCTGAAGGATCTTTACTTCTTTTGGGACCTCTAGGAGGTCTTGGAGGAGGTGGCAATGGTCTATCTTTCATTTTACTGATGACCTCACCAGATTTGAGACCTTTGTGTGGGTCAAACTCTTCATCGTCAATTTCAACATACTGGGTAGTGTCTGAATTGGAAGTTTCTTGAGGAATACTTTTCAAATCAGTGAGACTAGTCGTGGACTTTTTTCTTGGAGGTCTTGAAGGTCCAAGAGTGCTGTAGTTTCTCGAAGGTCTTTTGGGTGGTGTGGATTCTTTGATGGCTCGCGGAACTGTGAAGAATTGTCTGTCAGAACTCAGACTCTTCAAAGATCGGTTCCTGCGAACTGGAGCTGGTGGTCTCGGAGGCGGTTCATTCTTCTTTTGCGAGACGACTTTGTCCACTATGGCATATCCTGGATCATCAGGGCCGTCATCCAGATTCCATTCTATGTCGACTGTGGGCAAATGGTTGTGAGAGTCCAAGGTGAGGGAATCAGCACCTCGAGATGTCCTGTCATCGTCACAAGCAGACGTAGCTCTGGAGCCACGCGATCTCGAACGCATCCTCCTTGGAGCCACCGGGGACTCTTCTGGCAAATCGGACTCCATGTTCGGCATGACGTATTCCATGCGATGAACGataatcttaaaataaaaaaaatttcgtgcATTTGTTAAAGCAGGTGAAAAATTTTATGGCAAAAGAAAGAGATATGTATTTCACAAGCGATTCGCTTTCGCCGCCGCTTCATTATGAAATGCAAATGTTTCCGTTTGTGAAATGTATTAATTTGCACAAATTTCAATGCAACTCATTCAGCGTGTACAATTTCGTTTACACTATTTTTgtattctaatattttttcatagatCTCATAATATAATACCGTTACACTTACTTGCAAACCtcgtagtaaaaaaaatcatatcaaacATTAATATTGGATCACTTTGAGCACGCCTTTTCACaagttaaagtaaaaatttacatacggGTGAATTTAAAGataatattgtttttgattATAAATCATAGTCGATCCGATTAGCGTGAAACTTACGAGAATCAagaatgctgtcgcattcgttcAATGTTttttaacattgtaaggacgtgaaatattttctttatttttattaaattatttcttatattatattattacaatataatcatatattatattattacatatattatattattacgatATAATCCAacgcaaggtctttaataatattactgtaacttttgctgtccataacatgacgttaaaaattacttttatcgtctaaagaatataaatttccattaatataaaatatatacgtattctataaataaattaataatatcaacagctgacgtattttatattaaaattttattaatgtaaatatttcaaaacacgaactcaaaacttacaaaaactaaaagtcaaattctaccgaccgctatacgcacgaacaatgttgtatttctcgatcaaaatgcaatgcgaaactgaaacgaaatgtaattggccatcgcgggtgcATCAATTAAACAAACTATCTTTGTTCGGTTTCTTTAAGCCtgatatttaatgaaaatttacctacatacaaacTTTTAATGGCATAAATTGTGAAACTttatcaattaatcaacattcagtactagcattaaaaaaatgtgtgagtTTTTTGTGTCTTTCTAATGGTCAAGGGGATAAATATGAAGCTTTATAAAACttctaaattgtttttatacagAATTTGTAGatcattacattatataaatgctCAACAAAACAAGGTAGCTCATCACCAAGTATTAAtttcgatttgatttttaaaattatttgttttataaacaaatgaataattaataataagcagagaacattttcaataatgtgtagttgaaaacaaaataaataatgtctATAGTAATTTTAAATGATGCTTAAAATGAGcatatattttgtacatatgtacaaattttctGTAATTATAAGAATATGAAAACTATAATTCTCACCTCATCGTCTATCATTCTATCGTTTTGGTCCGTTGGCTTCATCCACTTGTCGTCCTCGTACGGTTCGTTGAAAAGCGATCCGTTTTCCGAATAGTTGAAGTCTTTGTTTGAAGTCTTCTTGCGCCTCTTGGGAATCGTGGGGATATCTCTAGTTTGCTCCATTTCGTTTTCGTACTCGTTCAAATTCTGCAACATCTCGGGTTCTTTGAAGTTGTTTCCGGAGAATAAGCTTTTTCTCGGCGCCTCACTCTTTTCAACTTCTTGTTTGACCACTGGCGGCTCTTGGAACATTGCTGGAGCTGGAATATTTTGACCCTCTGAAAAAGAAGAGTCGTTCTCTTGGTCTTTGTTTTCGAGCACTTTCTGTTTTCTACTCCTAGATGGTCTCACAGGTGGGAAGGTGTAGTAACCGTCATCGTGGTCGATCTCGTGTGAATGGTCCACTTCTTCGTTCAGTTCTGTCTGGTCTATGTTGTCATCGAAGCTTTCTTCGTTTTGGTTTTGATCGTACATGTTATTTCTATCTGTGACGCCGTCTAGTTGATTCAAAGCATTTACTGGTGATCTGAAAGCATCTCTTATTTCATCGCTTAAATATTTTCCTACTTCTATGTTGTCTTGTGAAATTCCCTTTTGACGCAGGAAGAATTCATCATTATCTATCTCTTCAAGGACTCCTCTGCGATGATGTCCTGTTGAAGCGGCTGAAGATTCGTCGTCGTTTTCTATTGTGTTGCCGAATTCTTCATTATTTTGTTCATTTCCTGTTATATAGAAAGGTAAAGATCCTCTGTGTTCCAATCTTTGAGCAGAACTTCTTTCCATAGCGTTCCAAAGCTCGGCGTTTTCTAGTTTGACTTTTTCCACGCCTGTCAGTTTTTCTCTTTGATATTCTTCTTGCATTTGATTATAGTCTTTGTCGACTTGGGCCAGTTTCGATTCGAAGTCGTTATCTTTGTCTGTCGGATAGTCTTTTGGTAGGCCGTAATGACGTGGCTCTTCCGATGACATATTGCTAGACATGTCTTCCCAATGTGACGTGCTCATCACAGCCTGTCGATCTTTTGTCACTCGCGGTACAGTCGCAAAACCCGGGGGTGGAGTACCGGGTCGTTCAGTTTTGGTGCTTTTCCCGCCCTTTTTATCTTTTTTGAACCTTGAAAACCGTGGATAGGTCCTGAAGTCAAAATCAATCATGCGTTTTTTAGATCCGGAGGTCGAATCTGTCGATTGGTCCGTCTTTTCTTTGGTAGTGTTCTCTTTGTTGCGACTGAACGCCgctgaaaaattgattttgggCCTGTCAGGAAGCTTGAACTTGGATTTGTCGGGCATAGTAAACTTGGGCCTATCGGGCAGAGTGAACTTGGTCTTTTCGAGGAATTTAGGCCTGTCCGGCATGCGAAACTTGGGCCTTTCGGGCAGGTTGATCTTGGGACGTTCGGGCATGTTGAATTTAGGGCGATCGGGAAGATTGAACTTGGGGCGATCCGGGAAGTTGAATTTAGGCCTCTCGGGCATGTTGAATTTAGGCCTTTCTGGCATGTTAAATTTGGGTCTTTCCGGCATGTTGAATTTAGGCCTTTCCGGCATGTTGAACTTGGGTCGCTCGGGCATGTTGAATTGAGGttttttaatggtttttaaTTTGGTTTTGAGGCGTCCCGTTTGGGTTTTGAGTTTCTGATGCAACTTTGAAGCTTCCTCGCCTACCATGCTCCTTTTTCTGTTCTCGCGCTTCAATGGTAGATTCTCCAGAGCTGACGATTCCACCTGGCTGGTGCTGACCTCGCAGTCTGTTCTGGATTCGGTGGTAGTTGGTGTGTTGACGAAGTACCTGTCCTCGAGTTGTTTCTGGAGAGCCATGCTGGATGATGGTGGCTCAGTGTCATCTCCTTCGAACTCCATATTCGTGTGGTCGTCTTCTGTCGAGGGCCTTAGCATGTGCCTCTCGTGAGAGGTGGTGCTGGAGGCATCATCATCTGCCTTGGGAGCCAGCTCAGGCTCCGAGACGAAGACGGAAGGGGGTGGCGGGGTAGTGGAGGGCGCGGGGGGCACCATGGGTTCTGGGGGCTTCGGAGGCTCCGAAGCCCCTAAAGCCTTCTCCGAAATCGGCTTGCCGATCGGTTCGTATTCATGATCAC encodes:
- the LOC143922572 gene encoding uncharacterized protein LOC143922572 isoform X1, with product MDAGPVQAEREKRQPSASPPVPIKTYQWEEIKRARQQGGYPWTYLDKPPLEGGEITAEEVLRDTAPRNMSRDASRERKSPQDEPQKILMLDSSPGSSRKLAEGEEETAVHIPNFSKEISLDSEEDFLEKLTPSDILPDNIRVEEAKVTLSPKGILKRKHPPKVTELPVDESPRNSKCCHPIVEKIKHIADKTMHHKKDAPPKKSKPEEQKQEIIVLDCSPGAERRERKKAAELEKELENHQEKTISLVMSSEDLKKKDHVYEDMLVDSEKKVNDGDTKSGDSKDPSLLIDETMDDEESVQESVTKVKSMYDTAMTTNSQKDSDEDEDKGVVLEVDDVVADPSKEKRDTGKGSPNLTITDITDEDQLVHDDKKVHFQVGDEQTNSTPPKNSSDDEGVEDFWSKIGDHEYEPIGKPISEKALGASEPPKPPEPMVPPAPSTTPPPPSVFVSEPELAPKADDDASSTTSHERHMLRPSTEDDHTNMEFEGDDTEPPSSSMALQKQLEDRYFVNTPTTTESRTDCEVSTSQVESSALENLPLKRENRKRSMVGEEASKLHQKLKTQTGRLKTKLKTIKKPQFNMPERPKFNMPERPKFNMPERPKFNMPERPKFNMPERPKFNFPDRPKFNLPDRPKFNMPERPKINLPERPKFRMPDRPKFLEKTKFTLPDRPKFTMPDKSKFKLPDRPKINFSAAFSRNKENTTKEKTDQSTDSTSGSKKRMIDFDFRTYPRFSRFKKDKKGGKSTKTERPGTPPPGFATVPRVTKDRQAVMSTSHWEDMSSNMSSEEPRHYGLPKDYPTDKDNDFESKLAQVDKDYNQMQEEYQREKLTGVEKVKLENAELWNAMERSSAQRLEHRGSLPFYITGNEQNNEEFGNTIENDDESSAASTGHHRRGVLEEIDNDEFFLRQKGISQDNIEVGKYLSDEIRDAFRSPVNALNQLDGVTDRNNMYDQNQNEESFDDNIDQTELNEEVDHSHEIDHDDGYYTFPPVRPSRSRKQKVLENKDQENDSSFSEGQNIPAPAMFQEPPVVKQEVEKSEAPRKSLFSGNNFKEPEMLQNLNEYENEMEQTRDIPTIPKRRKKTSNKDFNYSENGSLFNEPYEDDKWMKPTDQNDRMIDDEIIVHRMEYVMPNMESDLPEESPVAPRRMRSRSRGSRATSACDDDRTSRGADSLTLDSHNHLPTVDIEWNLDDGPDDPGYAIVDKVVSQKKNEPPPRPPAPVRRNRSLKSLSSDRQFFTVPRAIKESTPPKRPSRNYSTLGPSRPPRKKSTTSLTDLKSIPQETSNSDTTQYVEIDDEEFDPHKGLKSGEVISKMKDRPLPPPPRPPRGPKRSKDPSDRRDDDMNFEDLTVEVEMPLNNGSLEDFNDRVPNEDFDYRVPIEDFNDNILTHDYNMKEYDRRAPIDDYDQEEIIEIEVSTQTDPLPDDFDYTIGMEEPFIDNDKIITTPQNEFQTDDIDVEENSIDAEILYRGLQRFRESSRPSSRTSRPITPAERPKTPIDRPKTPLDRMSPTAILVERRVSSPTRINERNVMVTEASLIVMPIDDPDSYESKTISSQKPIHPDSYESKTISSQKYPIHPEPVPKEKPSEMWEALNAQYPVLPSMDVENRISECAIERQIVPESYQQQRVQEPSQQQIVLEPSHQQIVLEPSHQQIVLEPPQQQRVLEPSLQQRVLEAPQQQIELEALQQEIVQEPPPREIIRDVPPQQVVPEAPKQQMVLPSPELEVVKTQRMQVSDLDVERLNVAELQASRILVSEIEGLSLQVTDINSKSGNIIVRGIELAPGIFDEILQKFAQMAPPSAPMSTQTPAETQTKSDVTQETQTDSVAEAPQRAPEIPPPPAPESVCTLKSLPPVSAPQPQPPPAVFTPEPPPPPANLPEPQTPSNPPEPQVPSNIQQPFAIPAAAQEVIFELGPNVEFYGEAPERPPLPHLPPNVYPLAYYPEYSIPPNSFYRLRSPPDRPPPDFSEGDPPLPSSRRRKHKREVVSSSDEEYRPAPRRAPARSTEPSVAELSSQLFRACQNSVGRTARYIMSYITSQFGSGENKKDMQMALVIVLVMIAGLILIGVGDGRTVHHHHWDFFNPPTNDN
- the LOC143922572 gene encoding uncharacterized protein LOC143922572 isoform X2 codes for the protein MQQAGLRRWTSEGGTPRRTPLRPSREGSAPSVSLDVRCGCQFYQSDALLPDRQHRPALPASRQAVARPTSDHEYEPIGKPISEKALGASEPPKPPEPMVPPAPSTTPPPPSVFVSEPELAPKADDDASSTTSHERHMLRPSTEDDHTNMEFEGDDTEPPSSSMALQKQLEDRYFVNTPTTTESRTDCEVSTSQVESSALENLPLKRENRKRSMVGEEASKLHQKLKTQTGRLKTKLKTIKKPQFNMPERPKFNMPERPKFNMPERPKFNMPERPKFNMPERPKFNFPDRPKFNLPDRPKFNMPERPKINLPERPKFRMPDRPKFLEKTKFTLPDRPKFTMPDKSKFKLPDRPKINFSAAFSRNKENTTKEKTDQSTDSTSGSKKRMIDFDFRTYPRFSRFKKDKKGGKSTKTERPGTPPPGFATVPRVTKDRQAVMSTSHWEDMSSNMSSEEPRHYGLPKDYPTDKDNDFESKLAQVDKDYNQMQEEYQREKLTGVEKVKLENAELWNAMERSSAQRLEHRGSLPFYITGNEQNNEEFGNTIENDDESSAASTGHHRRGVLEEIDNDEFFLRQKGISQDNIEVGKYLSDEIRDAFRSPVNALNQLDGVTDRNNMYDQNQNEESFDDNIDQTELNEEVDHSHEIDHDDGYYTFPPVRPSRSRKQKVLENKDQENDSSFSEGQNIPAPAMFQEPPVVKQEVEKSEAPRKSLFSGNNFKEPEMLQNLNEYENEMEQTRDIPTIPKRRKKTSNKDFNYSENGSLFNEPYEDDKWMKPTDQNDRMIDDEIIVHRMEYVMPNMESDLPEESPVAPRRMRSRSRGSRATSACDDDRTSRGADSLTLDSHNHLPTVDIEWNLDDGPDDPGYAIVDKVVSQKKNEPPPRPPAPVRRNRSLKSLSSDRQFFTVPRAIKESTPPKRPSRNYSTLGPSRPPRKKSTTSLTDLKSIPQETSNSDTTQYVEIDDEEFDPHKGLKSGEVISKMKDRPLPPPPRPPRGPKRSKDPSDRRDDDMNFEDLTVEVEMPLNNGSLEDFNDRVPNEDFDYRVPIEDFNDNILTHDYNMKEYDRRAPIDDYDQEEIIEIEVSTQTDPLPDDFDYTIGMEEPFIDNDKIITTPQNEFQTDDIDVEENSIDAEILYRGLQRFRESSRPSSRTSRPITPAERPKTPIDRPKTPLDRMSPTAILVERRVSSPTRINERNVMVTEASLIVMPIDDPDSYESKTISSQKPIHPDSYESKTISSQKYPIHPEPVPKEKPSEMWEALNAQYPVLPSMDVENRISECAIERQIVPESYQQQRVQEPSQQQIVLEPSHQQIVLEPSHQQIVLEPPQQQRVLEPSLQQRVLEAPQQQIELEALQQEIVQEPPPREIIRDVPPQQVVPEAPKQQMVLPSPELEVVKTQRMQVSDLDVERLNVAELQASRILVSEIEGLSLQVTDINSKSGNIIVRGIELAPGIFDEILQKFAQMAPPSAPMSTQTPAETQTKSDVTQETQTDSVAEAPQRAPEIPPPPAPESVCTLKSLPPVSAPQPQPPPAVFTPEPPPPPANLPEPQTPSNPPEPQVPSNIQQPFAIPAAAQEVIFELGPNVEFYGEAPERPPLPHLPPNVYPLAYYPEYSIPPNSFYRLRSPPDRPPPDFSEGDPPLPSSRRRKHKREVVSSSDEEYRPAPRRAPARSTEPSVAELSSQLFRACQNSVGRTARYIMSYITSQFGSGENKKDMQMALVIVLVMIAGLILIGVGDGRTVHHHHWDFFNPPTNDN